The Acidobacteriota bacterium genome has a segment encoding these proteins:
- a CDS encoding Lrp/AsnC ligand binding domain-containing protein — protein MNLAASSAARNCFKRRNRRRPGRFSAFVFVYLQPQQRDSAVADRLSLLREVEEIHLVDQDDCLLLKVAVQDPEALASFLRGPVKGCPGVDRTRTMSVLRTVKKRPELVIS, from the coding sequence ATGAATCTGGCAGCATCATCGGCGGCGAGAAACTGCTTTAAGCGCAGGAACCGGCGCCGACCCGGCAGGTTCTCGGCTTTTGTCTTTGTTTATCTGCAGCCCCAACAACGCGATTCGGCAGTAGCCGACCGACTCTCCCTCCTGCGCGAGGTGGAAGAGATCCATCTCGTTGACCAGGACGACTGCCTTCTGCTCAAGGTGGCGGTGCAAGACCCTGAGGCCCTGGCCTCCTTTCTGCGAGGACCCGTCAAGGGCTGCCCGGGAGTGGACCGCACCCGCACCATGAGCGTGCTGCGTACTGTCAAGAAGCGTCCTGAACTTGTTATCTCTTAG
- a CDS encoding Lrp/AsnC family transcriptional regulator, which produces MLDDISVRILNIIQQNARTSNAEIARRVGMAPSAIFERIRKLESQGVIQGYAANLDPQVLGLELVAYVFVSTDERGQAVDTGTLLAEVPEVQEVHMVDGEDCYLIKVRAADTENLAELIRKRIRAIETVRSTRTTIVLKTLKESVELPLQPVLKKASGE; this is translated from the coding sequence ATGCTCGATGACATCAGCGTAAGAATCCTCAACATCATCCAGCAGAATGCCCGTACCTCCAACGCCGAGATCGCGCGGCGTGTAGGCATGGCTCCGTCGGCCATCTTCGAGCGCATTCGCAAGCTGGAATCTCAAGGCGTGATCCAGGGCTATGCGGCCAATCTCGATCCCCAGGTCCTGGGCCTCGAGTTGGTGGCCTATGTCTTCGTCTCCACCGACGAGCGGGGGCAGGCCGTGGATACCGGCACCCTGCTGGCCGAGGTCCCCGAGGTGCAAGAGGTGCACATGGTGGACGGGGAGGATTGTTATCTGATCAAGGTGCGTGCGGCCGACACCGAGAACCTGGCGGAGTTGATCCGCAAGCGCATCCGCGCCATCGAAACCGTCCGCTCGACCCGCACCACCATCGTTCTCAAGACGCTCAAGGAATCGGTGGAGCTTCCTCTCCAGCCGGTGCTCAAGAAGGCTTCCGGCGAATAA
- a CDS encoding GWxTD domain-containing protein, giving the protein MLALLLMLAFPVLEEGRDYEKWLQERVPYIISGREKDEFNSLQSDEERERFIELFWKRRDPDPSTVVNEFRQEHLRRIEYANRRFDREGKPGWKTARGRAYIIHGPPDNVSYYYGSQQKVIVRNPTDILNQTGTAQPIIDVEFPTPASETWIYRYLPSATSYRSNFTIIFAKMDATDLYSMQKIIASVGNDDDLERRRQRDLAIKRFITNRDYLRNDYRVVYAGEPMVADLSDLLINVFDPFRSQLIDQFEIIRAQADLNLSSGEVLEERAERRRKMEALVEGRVFVSLLPVQVGYAFLRSLGGHVNIPLHVQIGLEGDPRPREVDLFAELINPEGQAAAQFQDRIRSLDKDDALSRQVSYQSRLAAPPGPYRFRVVVSDIENKRIGIWEKDIEVPRLKVEGFEASELVLVEEVIHRDEFQRRARTRSRRDWILYGQQNPLRLDEWIFVPSVDQRFRRRQNLTTLVEVYNPSLDDGKQPQVSLQAVCLKQGNQPVAATEVKELTYLTGDNRDIIVYALSFPLRTLDPGEYDLMVHITDQPTGRSLRRSVPFRIY; this is encoded by the coding sequence ATGCTGGCACTTTTGCTCATGCTGGCTTTTCCCGTCCTGGAGGAAGGACGGGACTACGAAAAATGGCTGCAGGAGCGGGTCCCTTACATCATTTCCGGGCGCGAGAAAGACGAATTCAATTCCCTGCAGAGCGACGAGGAACGAGAGCGTTTCATCGAGCTGTTCTGGAAGCGCCGCGACCCCGACCCGTCCACCGTCGTCAACGAGTTCCGCCAGGAACACTTGCGCCGCATCGAATACGCCAACCGGCGCTTCGACCGGGAAGGCAAACCGGGATGGAAAACCGCCCGCGGACGCGCTTACATCATCCACGGCCCGCCCGATAACGTCTCTTACTACTACGGCAGCCAGCAGAAGGTCATCGTCCGCAACCCGACCGACATCCTCAACCAGACGGGTACGGCCCAGCCGATCATCGACGTCGAGTTCCCGACTCCGGCCAGCGAGACCTGGATCTACCGCTATCTGCCCTCGGCCACCAGCTACCGCAGCAACTTCACCATCATCTTCGCAAAGATGGATGCCACCGATCTCTACAGCATGCAGAAGATCATCGCATCGGTAGGCAACGACGACGACCTTGAACGGCGCCGACAGCGCGATTTGGCCATCAAGCGCTTCATCACCAACCGCGATTACCTGCGCAACGACTACCGAGTGGTCTACGCCGGCGAGCCCATGGTGGCCGATCTCTCCGACCTGCTCATCAACGTTTTCGATCCCTTCCGCAGCCAACTCATCGACCAGTTCGAGATCATTCGGGCTCAAGCCGACCTGAACCTATCTTCGGGAGAGGTGCTGGAAGAGCGTGCGGAGCGGCGGCGCAAGATGGAAGCGCTGGTTGAAGGCCGGGTCTTCGTGTCGCTGCTTCCCGTCCAGGTCGGGTATGCCTTTTTGCGCAGCCTGGGAGGGCACGTCAACATTCCCCTCCACGTGCAGATCGGACTGGAGGGCGATCCCCGCCCCCGGGAAGTCGACCTTTTCGCTGAGCTGATCAACCCGGAGGGCCAGGCGGCGGCCCAGTTTCAAGACCGTATCCGCAGTCTCGACAAAGACGATGCTCTGAGCCGCCAGGTCTCTTACCAATCGCGCTTAGCGGCCCCTCCGGGACCCTATCGATTCCGGGTCGTGGTTTCCGACATCGAGAACAAGCGCATCGGCATCTGGGAAAAGGACATCGAGGTTCCGCGGCTCAAGGTCGAGGGTTTCGAGGCCAGCGAACTGGTGCTGGTGGAGGAGGTGATCCACCGCGACGAATTCCAGCGCCGGGCCCGCACCCGCAGCCGCCGCGACTGGATTCTCTACGGACAGCAGAATCCGCTCAGACTGGACGAGTGGATCTTCGTCCCCAGCGTCGATCAACGATTCCGCCGCCGCCAGAACCTGACCACCCTGGTCGAGGTCTACAACCCCTCCTTGGACGACGGGAAGCAGCCTCAGGTCAGCCTGCAAGCCGTCTGCCTCAAGCAAGGCAACCAGCCGGTGGCGGCCACCGAAGTCAAGGAACTCACCTACCTCACGGGCGACAACCGCGACATCATCGTCTACGCCCTCAGCTTTCCGCTCAGGACCCTCGATCCCGGCGAGTACGACCTGATGGTGCACATCACCGACCAACCCACCGGCCGCTCCCTGCGCCGCTCCGTTCCATTCAGGATTTATTGA
- a CDS encoding sulfatase-like hydrolase/transferase, whose product MLRVGRCFWAIVIGLAGWGAVWAQTASKPSVVLVTIDTLRADRVGGEKSLTPHIDALAGEGVTFQRAMVQVPITLPSHASILTGSHPLYHGLRDFGGIRLKEERETLAEILKSQGYSTAAFVSSFALDSTWGLDQGFDHYHDDFDLSGYRGVGFNAVERRGDRTVDAVLRWLEQEGNAASPGPLFLWVHLFDPHDPYEPPPPWKEQYAQRPYDGEVAFTDHQVGRLLEGLKEKGLYDGSLIVLMADHGEGLGEHGEETHGFFIYNSTLHVPLVMKFPAGEYAGKRIEEVVQSIDVAPSILQVLRIAGGRRMQGRGLLGLVRNGRYPGRASSYGESLYARFHFGWSSLTSYQDERYKLIRAPRMEFYDLRQDPGEEDNLYEAKTALAEQYDNLLEQTISKFKNREGEQDQKHAEMDEETRQRLQSLGYVTVSAESGSDMDDVGRADPKDKIEIFSKVRRATISSEEGDLQRSIQLLREVNGKDPDIYSARYLLGLNYFQQNSYMLAVSEFKEAIRVFPESADAVHALATAYLSLGLEEEALLGFEQLTRLEPERPRGYVGRGGIALKEKRLREAEQLFRKALEMGDDNRAPVGLGRALVAQGDLQQGLEVFLSVLARYPNMAEIHQLLAYTYRQMDRPQEARRHQAAFQRLTGSQR is encoded by the coding sequence ATGCTAAGGGTAGGGCGTTGCTTTTGGGCGATCGTTATAGGACTGGCCGGATGGGGGGCGGTTTGGGCCCAGACGGCCTCAAAGCCTTCGGTGGTGCTGGTCACCATCGACACCTTACGGGCCGACCGGGTAGGGGGCGAAAAGTCCCTGACTCCTCACATCGACGCGCTGGCCGGCGAGGGCGTGACCTTCCAGAGAGCCATGGTGCAGGTGCCCATCACCTTGCCTTCTCATGCTTCCATCTTGACCGGCAGCCATCCCCTGTATCACGGCCTCCGCGACTTCGGGGGCATCCGCCTCAAAGAGGAGAGGGAAACCCTGGCCGAGATCCTCAAGTCGCAGGGCTACTCGACGGCCGCCTTCGTCAGTTCCTTCGCCCTCGATTCGACCTGGGGACTCGATCAGGGATTCGACCACTACCATGACGATTTCGACTTGAGCGGCTATCGGGGCGTCGGATTCAACGCCGTGGAGCGGCGAGGCGACCGCACGGTGGACGCGGTGTTGCGCTGGCTGGAACAGGAGGGGAACGCCGCCTCCCCGGGGCCGCTCTTCCTGTGGGTGCATCTCTTCGACCCGCATGACCCTTATGAGCCTCCCCCGCCCTGGAAAGAGCAGTACGCTCAGCGGCCCTATGACGGCGAGGTGGCCTTCACCGACCATCAAGTGGGGCGCTTGCTGGAGGGCCTGAAAGAGAAGGGGCTTTACGACGGTTCCTTGATCGTCCTCATGGCCGATCACGGGGAAGGACTGGGGGAGCACGGCGAAGAAACCCATGGGTTCTTCATCTACAACTCCACGCTCCACGTCCCCCTGGTCATGAAGTTCCCCGCCGGAGAGTACGCCGGCAAGCGGATCGAGGAAGTAGTGCAGTCCATCGACGTGGCCCCTTCCATCTTGCAGGTGCTGAGGATCGCGGGCGGCCGGCGCATGCAGGGGCGGGGACTGCTGGGCCTGGTGCGCAACGGACGCTATCCGGGCAGAGCGTCCAGCTACGGCGAGTCGCTCTACGCCCGCTTCCACTTCGGGTGGAGCTCCTTGACCAGCTACCAGGACGAGCGCTACAAGCTCATCCGCGCGCCCCGCATGGAGTTCTACGACCTGAGGCAGGACCCCGGAGAGGAAGACAACCTCTACGAAGCCAAGACCGCCCTGGCCGAACAGTACGACAACCTGCTGGAGCAGACCATCTCCAAGTTCAAGAACCGCGAGGGCGAGCAGGACCAGAAGCACGCTGAGATGGATGAAGAAACCCGCCAGCGCCTGCAGTCGCTGGGCTATGTGACGGTTTCGGCTGAAAGCGGCAGCGATATGGATGATGTGGGACGCGCCGATCCCAAAGACAAGATCGAGATCTTCTCCAAAGTGCGCCGGGCCACCATCTCCAGCGAAGAGGGCGATTTGCAGCGCTCCATCCAATTGCTGCGGGAAGTCAACGGGAAAGATCCCGACATCTACTCGGCCCGCTATCTGTTGGGACTGAACTACTTTCAGCAGAACAGCTACATGCTGGCGGTGAGCGAGTTCAAAGAGGCCATCCGCGTCTTCCCCGAGTCGGCCGATGCCGTCCACGCCTTGGCTACCGCTTACCTGAGCCTGGGGCTTGAGGAAGAGGCGCTGCTGGGTTTCGAACAATTGACCCGGCTCGAGCCCGAGCGTCCGCGGGGCTATGTGGGGAGGGGCGGAATCGCCCTTAAGGAGAAACGCCTGCGAGAGGCCGAGCAACTCTTCCGCAAAGCCCTGGAGATGGGCGACGACAACCGGGCGCCGGTCGGCCTGGGACGCGCCCTGGTGGCCCAAGGCGACCTGCAGCAAGGCCTGGAGGTCTTTCTCTCGGTGCTGGCCCGCTATCCCAACATGGCCGAGATTCACCAGTTGCTGGCCTACACCTACCGGCAAATGGACCGTCCCCAGGAGGCGCGCCGCCATCAAGCCGCCTTCCAGCGCCTCACGGGCTCGCAACGCTAG
- a CDS encoding GWxTD domain-containing protein, giving the protein MRSLIFGVWIGLWAFSSAHGEERFKDWVEQEVKWIASKAEAKEFESLKTKEERRAFIERFWKRRDPTPDSERNEYKEAFYERFEYANQNFSEGIPGWRTDRGRVYIIHGPPDQEQFVTADSVYTRRGVPSSRGGQGGSAAAGAQRQRIVWTYFSLPAAKYYKGRLIAVFEPAVGLTEQDFTLGESVTAQEHAAEIWARGGVQMSDLIPTSLRYRLTRVGRPGAVSTRGTDAPVGGIGDSARMIEDLLRSPGDLLEENQAERERRDSSRQVLREQVTAHVSLGSLPVHMQAQCFPEPDMANLTLTWQLPIKDLKVEKRKDIRHLKVDLMVQVRKAEDGSLVDEIYKPLDIFYTKDQYKELKDQSLRYVNEFNLPYSDYRITTVVKDVFSGNMGSSIQSVKTPPNAPSEVAVSDIVLASTLSQEFDPGLGRNLVVEQWQILPEADSSFRRKDRMVLYFKIYNPETRDGDPSLMASYKFIAEDGSVPASSGPRLLDKFSDPETGTIAFSSIVDLSELRPGPYHVQVNVVDYHSRNYAINRTRFEIH; this is encoded by the coding sequence ATGCGTTCCCTGATTTTCGGCGTCTGGATCGGCCTTTGGGCCTTTTCGTCGGCGCATGGGGAGGAGCGCTTCAAGGATTGGGTCGAGCAAGAAGTCAAGTGGATCGCCTCCAAGGCCGAGGCCAAGGAATTCGAGAGCCTCAAGACCAAGGAGGAGCGTCGGGCTTTCATCGAACGATTCTGGAAGCGTCGGGACCCCACGCCCGACAGTGAGCGAAACGAGTACAAAGAAGCGTTCTACGAACGCTTCGAGTACGCCAACCAGAACTTCAGCGAGGGCATTCCCGGCTGGAGAACCGACCGGGGCCGGGTCTACATCATTCACGGTCCTCCCGACCAGGAGCAATTCGTCACCGCCGACTCGGTCTACACGCGACGCGGCGTCCCCTCTTCGCGCGGCGGACAGGGAGGCAGCGCCGCCGCCGGGGCCCAACGCCAACGCATCGTTTGGACTTACTTTTCCCTACCCGCGGCCAAGTACTACAAGGGACGTCTGATCGCCGTCTTCGAGCCGGCCGTGGGACTCACCGAACAAGACTTCACGCTGGGCGAATCGGTTACGGCCCAGGAACACGCGGCCGAGATCTGGGCCCGGGGCGGCGTCCAGATGAGCGACCTCATCCCCACCAGCTTGCGCTACCGGCTGACCCGCGTGGGGCGTCCTGGCGCCGTCTCCACCCGCGGCACCGATGCTCCCGTGGGGGGAATCGGCGACTCGGCGCGCATGATCGAAGACCTGCTGCGCTCCCCCGGAGACCTGCTGGAGGAGAACCAGGCCGAACGGGAGCGCCGTGACAGCAGCCGCCAGGTGCTGCGCGAACAGGTGACGGCCCACGTCAGCCTGGGAAGCCTTCCGGTGCACATGCAGGCTCAGTGCTTTCCCGAACCCGACATGGCCAACCTGACCTTGACCTGGCAACTGCCCATCAAGGACCTCAAGGTGGAGAAGCGCAAGGACATCCGCCATCTCAAGGTCGACCTGATGGTGCAGGTGCGCAAAGCCGAGGACGGCAGCCTGGTGGACGAGATCTACAAGCCGCTGGACATCTTCTACACCAAGGACCAGTACAAGGAACTCAAGGACCAGAGTCTGCGCTACGTCAACGAGTTCAACTTGCCCTACAGCGATTATCGGATCACCACCGTGGTCAAGGACGTTTTCAGCGGCAATATGGGTTCCTCCATCCAATCCGTCAAGACGCCGCCCAACGCGCCCAGCGAAGTGGCCGTCAGCGACATCGTGCTGGCCAGCACCCTCAGCCAGGAATTCGATCCGGGACTCGGCCGCAACCTGGTGGTGGAACAGTGGCAGATCCTGCCCGAGGCCGACTCCTCCTTCCGCCGCAAGGACCGCATGGTGCTTTACTTCAAGATCTACAACCCGGAGACGCGCGACGGCGACCCCTCCTTGATGGCCAGCTACAAGTTCATCGCCGAGGACGGCTCGGTGCCCGCCAGCAGCGGGCCCCGCCTGCTGGACAAGTTTTCCGATCCCGAGACCGGCACCATCGCCTTCAGTTCCATCGTCGATCTCTCCGAACTGCGTCCGGGGCCCTACCACGTGCAGGTCAACGTCGTCGACTATCATTCGCGAAACTACGCCATTAACCGAACCCGTTTCGAAATCCATTAG
- a CDS encoding GWxTD domain-containing protein has translation MLARLLPLLLLILALGAPAAAQDDDQRRQEESEDYFKKWLETDVKYIINDEEKDVFNSLTTPEEKEAFIEQFWFRRDPNPNTANNEFKEEHYRRIAFANERFQSGKPGWMTDRGRVYIIHGEPDYIERHPSGGSYQRPIQEGGTRTFTYPFEVWHYRHIEGMGGDISLEFVDNSFSGEYRLALRPEEKDMLLYISGTAPTIWELMRVDSGRIDRGFFHPGLERNAAWLNKHGYSSRDTPFARYSRFALATRAPDVKFPDLRQIVSTNLTYNELPFQVDSSYIRINDNQVLVPVAVQLENKDLTFELVNGVHQAKVNIYGVIRNMVGRLEGEFEETVVAEYPPNLLQRGLQIKSLYQKNNLLEAGRRYRLDVVVKDQNSNRAGVLQTGLIVPRFDKEQELMASSLILSKIIEPAPVNAKPDDLFVIGDLKVWPNLGDSFYEGEELGSYMQVYNIEQDQATQLPDVSITYSLQNGKGEVVKEVEERNGDAIQYFSPYRMVLVRHIPLTDLPQGTYNLSVKVKDHIGERVLEEEARFEIIPLPETTQ, from the coding sequence ATGCTCGCAAGATTGCTCCCCCTTCTGCTCCTGATTCTGGCCTTGGGCGCCCCGGCGGCGGCCCAGGACGATGATCAGAGACGTCAGGAAGAGTCGGAGGACTACTTCAAGAAATGGCTCGAGACCGACGTCAAGTACATCATCAACGATGAAGAGAAAGACGTCTTCAACAGCCTCACCACTCCCGAAGAGAAAGAAGCCTTCATCGAGCAATTCTGGTTTCGCCGCGATCCCAATCCCAACACCGCCAACAACGAGTTCAAGGAAGAGCACTACCGGCGCATCGCTTTCGCCAACGAGCGTTTCCAGAGCGGCAAGCCCGGCTGGATGACCGACCGCGGACGCGTCTACATCATTCACGGCGAACCGGACTACATCGAGCGCCACCCCTCGGGAGGAAGCTACCAGCGGCCCATCCAGGAGGGCGGGACGCGCACCTTCACCTATCCCTTCGAGGTCTGGCACTACCGCCACATCGAAGGCATGGGAGGCGACATCTCGCTGGAGTTCGTCGACAACTCCTTCAGCGGCGAGTACCGCCTGGCCCTGCGCCCCGAAGAGAAGGACATGCTGCTCTACATCTCGGGCACAGCGCCCACCATCTGGGAACTGATGAGGGTCGACAGCGGACGCATCGACCGAGGATTCTTCCATCCCGGACTGGAGCGCAACGCAGCCTGGCTCAACAAGCACGGCTATTCGTCGCGCGATACTCCCTTCGCCCGCTACAGCCGCTTCGCCCTGGCCACCAGGGCCCCCGACGTCAAGTTTCCCGATCTGCGCCAGATCGTCTCCACCAACCTCACCTACAACGAGCTGCCCTTCCAGGTCGACAGCTCCTACATCCGCATCAACGACAACCAGGTGCTGGTCCCGGTGGCGGTGCAGCTCGAGAACAAGGACTTGACCTTTGAACTCGTCAACGGCGTCCACCAGGCCAAGGTCAATATCTACGGGGTGATCCGCAACATGGTGGGACGCCTGGAAGGCGAGTTCGAAGAGACGGTGGTGGCCGAGTATCCCCCCAACCTGCTGCAGAGGGGGCTGCAGATCAAGTCCCTCTATCAGAAGAACAACCTGCTGGAGGCCGGGCGCCGCTACCGCCTTGACGTAGTGGTCAAAGACCAGAACAGCAATCGCGCCGGAGTTCTGCAGACAGGACTGATCGTTCCCAGGTTCGACAAAGAGCAGGAACTGATGGCCAGTTCGCTGATCCTCTCCAAGATCATCGAACCCGCGCCCGTCAACGCCAAGCCCGACGACCTCTTCGTCATCGGCGACCTCAAGGTCTGGCCCAACCTGGGCGATTCCTTCTATGAAGGGGAGGAGTTAGGGTCCTACATGCAGGTTTACAATATCGAGCAGGATCAGGCCACCCAGCTTCCCGACGTCTCCATCACCTATTCCCTGCAGAACGGCAAGGGAGAGGTGGTTAAGGAAGTGGAGGAGCGCAACGGGGACGCCATCCAATACTTCTCACCCTACCGGATGGTGCTGGTCCGCCATATCCCTCTGACCGACCTGCCCCAAGGGACCTACAACCTGAGCGTCAAGGTGAAGGACCACATCGGCGAAAGAGTGCTGGAAGAAGAGGCACGCTTCGAGATCATCCCCCTGCCTGAAACAACCCAATAG
- a CDS encoding TraR/DksA family transcriptional regulator codes for MDDNQRRQFEAKLLEKQQELVDKVKKSEEYGREAESEEESPDLVDKASSSYTKEFMFRLSNSDRQLLQMVNAAIDRIRNGQYGVCQNCEESINEKRLEAVPWARLCRDCQELQEQGRL; via the coding sequence ATGGACGATAATCAACGACGACAATTCGAAGCGAAACTCCTCGAAAAACAGCAGGAGCTGGTCGACAAGGTCAAGAAGTCTGAAGAGTACGGCAGAGAGGCGGAGTCGGAGGAAGAGAGCCCTGATTTGGTGGACAAGGCCTCCAGTTCCTACACCAAAGAGTTCATGTTTCGTCTCAGCAACTCCGACCGCCAGCTCTTGCAGATGGTCAATGCTGCCATCGACCGCATCCGCAACGGCCAATACGGCGTGTGCCAGAACTGCGAGGAGTCCATCAACGAGAAGCGCCTGGAGGCCGTTCCCTGGGCCCGCCTCTGCCGCGATTGCCAGGAACTCCAAGAACAGGGCAGACTTTAG
- a CDS encoding 23S rRNA (pseudouridine(1915)-N(3))-methyltransferase RlmH translates to MRLEFLWVGKTRKASLADLEKEYLKRIRRFHPAGVSTVPEQNRKDAHQSAAAERREAEAILKRLPSQARLVVLDERGSQVTSRGLAGWLKHWTLGGLSQVVFVVGGHTGLPQEVRGKADRILSLSRMTLPHELARVVLLEQIYRAATILQGLPYHNE, encoded by the coding sequence GTGCGACTTGAATTCTTATGGGTCGGCAAGACCAGGAAGGCTTCGCTGGCCGACCTGGAAAAAGAATACCTGAAGAGAATCCGCCGCTTTCATCCGGCGGGCGTCTCCACGGTTCCTGAACAGAACCGCAAGGACGCCCATCAAAGCGCCGCCGCCGAGCGTCGCGAGGCGGAGGCGATCCTCAAGCGGTTGCCTTCGCAAGCCCGCTTGGTGGTGCTCGACGAAAGGGGTTCTCAGGTCACCAGCCGGGGACTTGCCGGCTGGCTGAAGCATTGGACTCTAGGCGGGCTTTCTCAGGTCGTTTTCGTGGTCGGCGGCCATACGGGCCTTCCTCAAGAGGTCCGCGGCAAGGCCGACCGGATACTGTCGTTGAGCCGGATGACATTGCCCCACGAGTTGGCACGGGTGGTCTTGCTGGAGCAGATATATCGGGCGGCGACGATCCTTCAAGGACTGCCTTACCACAACGAATGA
- a CDS encoding MIP/aquaporin family protein yields the protein MSVYTAEFVGTLLLILLGVGVNANVLLKRTKGHDSGWIVITTGWGLAVALAVYSVGRVSGAHINPAVTLGLASVGAFPWELVPGYMAAQMAGAWVGAGLAWLAYLPHWSATSDPGLKLGVFSTAPAVPSSASNFVCEVIGTAVLVFGVMAIGANASLLDGPGGIDLSVAFSSGFQPLLVGLLVFAIGLGLGGPTGFAINPARDLGPRLAHALLPIPGKGGSDWAYSWIPVLGPLAGGVLGALLFVLFDYR from the coding sequence ATGTCTGTCTACACTGCCGAATTCGTGGGAACGCTGCTGCTCATTCTGCTGGGAGTCGGGGTCAACGCCAATGTCCTGCTCAAGCGAACCAAGGGCCACGATTCGGGCTGGATCGTCATCACCACGGGATGGGGGTTGGCGGTTGCCCTGGCCGTCTATTCGGTGGGACGCGTCTCGGGCGCTCACATCAACCCGGCCGTGACGCTGGGACTGGCCTCGGTGGGAGCCTTCCCCTGGGAACTGGTGCCCGGCTACATGGCGGCTCAGATGGCGGGCGCCTGGGTAGGAGCGGGGCTGGCCTGGCTGGCCTACTTGCCCCATTGGTCGGCCACTTCCGATCCGGGGCTTAAGCTGGGGGTCTTCTCCACCGCTCCCGCCGTCCCTTCCAGCGCCTCCAATTTCGTCTGCGAAGTCATCGGAACCGCCGTGCTGGTCTTCGGCGTCATGGCCATCGGGGCCAACGCCAGCCTGCTTGACGGACCTGGAGGCATCGACCTTTCGGTGGCTTTTTCCAGCGGCTTTCAACCCCTGCTGGTGGGACTGCTGGTCTTCGCCATCGGCCTGGGACTGGGAGGCCCCACGGGATTCGCCATCAATCCCGCCCGCGACCTGGGTCCCCGCCTGGCTCACGCCCTGCTGCCCATACCCGGCAAAGGCGGATCGGACTGGGCCTACTCCTGGATTCCCGTACTGGGTCCGCTGGCCGGAGGGGTACTGGGAGCGCTCCTCTTTGTCCTTTTCGACTATCGCTGA